A single window of Terriglobales bacterium DNA harbors:
- a CDS encoding alpha/beta fold hydrolase produces the protein MKLILCALMLIASAAAQQLQFASLGDVKLESGEALRDCRIGYRTFGTLNSEKSNAVLIPTWAGGTTEQLMSSVGPEGLVDPAKYYVILADALSNGVSSSPSNSQLQPRMQFPKITIRDMVNTQHQLLTQVLHIPHLRAVMGISMGGMQTFQWMVAYPDFMDVAIPIVGSPRLAPYDLLLWQLEIDGIESDAGWNHGNYKENPSRAVQFEIGGLVLSTPERYNSEHKREDVLPSIEKETREPGQDANNHIRQAQAMMALNVSAPFGGSMERAAATVKAKVLVIVSPEDHTVTPQPAIDFAKLLHAELMQVDSPCGHLTSACEAQKIDRRARDFLAQ, from the coding sequence ATGAAATTGATTCTGTGCGCGTTGATGCTCATTGCTTCGGCTGCCGCTCAACAACTCCAATTCGCTTCTCTCGGCGACGTCAAACTCGAGAGCGGAGAAGCGCTCCGGGATTGCCGCATTGGCTATCGCACCTTCGGCACCCTGAATTCTGAGAAATCGAATGCTGTACTGATTCCCACATGGGCAGGTGGCACGACCGAACAGCTCATGTCGTCTGTAGGACCTGAGGGTCTGGTCGATCCTGCGAAGTACTACGTCATTCTTGCGGACGCACTCTCGAATGGCGTCTCATCGTCGCCGTCGAACAGCCAGCTGCAGCCGCGAATGCAATTTCCCAAAATTACCATTCGCGACATGGTGAACACGCAGCATCAGCTTTTGACACAGGTGCTGCACATTCCGCATCTACGCGCCGTAATGGGTATTTCGATGGGAGGCATGCAGACGTTCCAGTGGATGGTCGCGTATCCCGACTTCATGGATGTTGCCATTCCCATTGTGGGCTCACCCAGACTTGCACCGTACGATCTACTCTTATGGCAGCTCGAGATCGATGGCATTGAGAGCGATGCCGGATGGAACCACGGCAACTACAAAGAGAATCCCTCGCGTGCCGTGCAATTCGAAATCGGAGGCCTCGTGCTCTCCACTCCCGAACGTTACAACTCCGAACACAAACGCGAAGACGTGCTTCCATCCATTGAGAAAGAAACCCGCGAGCCAGGACAGGATGCGAACAATCACATCCGCCAAGCCCAGGCCATGATGGCTCTCAACGTATCCGCGCCGTTTGGTGGATCGATGGAACGCGCCGCAGCCACTGTGAAAGCCAAGGTGCTGGTCATAGTCTCTCCTGAGGACCACACAGTAACGCCGCAGCCGGCGATTGATTTTGCCAAGCTGCTGCACGCCGAACTCATGCAGGTTGATTCTCCTTGCGGACATCTCACGAGTGCTTGTGAAGCCCAGAAGATCGATCGGCGTGCGCGCG
- the malQ gene encoding 4-alpha-glucanotransferase yields MSFPRSSGLLLHPTSLPGPFGIGDFGPAAYEFVDFLASAGQSIWQMLPLGPTGYGDSPYQCFSAFAGNPVLISLARLVDEGLLSARDIDDLPHFSTDQVEYERVNEFKRQKLCLAFQHFAASAPEDTKRKFDQFKEAEQAWLPDYSLFRVLKEKFGGVAWPKWDREFVRREPAALARARKDFSREISAQEFLQFIFFDQWCALKNYCRDRNIRVMGDLPIYVAHDSADVWTHPEYFCLDQNGNAEKIAGVPPDYFSATGQLWGNPIYRWDRMAADGYSWWIERFCSAFRIFDMLRVDHFRGFEAYWEVPGGEKTARNGKWIKAPGEKLFAAVEAKLGPLPILAENLGVITPEVEAIRHRFGFPGMAILQFAFGNDPQGPSFRPHNYPRNIVAYTGTHDNDTIVGWWTSRPGEGSIRTEEDIRKEREFTRAYLHLNGEEINWVFIRTLMASVADTVIFPVQDVIGAGADARMNTPGTATGNWRWRLRGEALENTAERLRDLALVYDRLPQSLTKQ; encoded by the coding sequence GTGAGCTTTCCCCGATCGTCCGGATTACTCTTGCACCCGACGTCGTTGCCGGGACCATTCGGCATTGGCGACTTCGGGCCGGCAGCTTACGAATTTGTCGATTTCCTCGCCAGCGCCGGACAATCGATCTGGCAGATGCTGCCGCTCGGTCCGACAGGGTACGGAGACTCGCCGTACCAGTGCTTCTCCGCCTTCGCCGGCAATCCCGTGCTGATCAGCCTGGCGCGCTTAGTCGACGAAGGCCTGCTCAGCGCCCGCGATATCGACGATCTGCCTCACTTCTCCACTGATCAAGTCGAATATGAGCGTGTAAACGAATTTAAGCGGCAAAAGCTCTGTCTTGCGTTTCAGCATTTCGCCGCTTCAGCTCCAGAGGACACGAAACGAAAGTTTGATCAATTCAAGGAAGCCGAACAGGCGTGGCTGCCGGATTACTCGCTATTCCGCGTGCTCAAAGAGAAATTCGGAGGAGTCGCCTGGCCGAAGTGGGACCGGGAGTTTGTCCGCCGCGAACCAGCGGCGCTCGCGCGCGCTCGCAAAGATTTTTCGCGAGAGATCAGCGCGCAGGAGTTTCTACAGTTCATCTTCTTTGATCAATGGTGTGCGCTGAAAAACTATTGCCGCGACAGAAATATTCGCGTGATGGGTGATTTACCCATCTACGTCGCCCACGATAGCGCTGACGTCTGGACGCATCCTGAGTATTTCTGCCTCGACCAGAATGGGAATGCCGAAAAGATTGCCGGCGTTCCTCCCGATTACTTCAGCGCTACCGGCCAGCTATGGGGAAATCCGATTTATCGCTGGGACCGCATGGCCGCGGACGGATACTCGTGGTGGATCGAACGCTTTTGTTCGGCATTCCGCATTTTCGACATGCTGCGCGTCGATCACTTTCGCGGCTTCGAAGCCTACTGGGAGGTTCCCGGCGGCGAGAAAACGGCCCGGAATGGGAAGTGGATCAAAGCTCCCGGCGAGAAGTTGTTCGCTGCCGTAGAGGCGAAGCTCGGTCCGCTGCCGATCCTCGCCGAGAATCTTGGAGTCATTACGCCTGAGGTCGAAGCCATACGCCATCGCTTCGGCTTTCCGGGAATGGCGATTCTGCAATTCGCTTTTGGGAATGATCCACAAGGACCAAGTTTCCGGCCTCACAACTACCCTCGCAATATCGTGGCTTACACGGGCACGCACGATAACGACACCATCGTCGGCTGGTGGACCTCCAGGCCCGGCGAGGGCAGCATCCGTACCGAGGAAGACATTCGCAAAGAACGCGAATTTACGCGCGCATACCTCCACCTTAACGGCGAAGAAATCAATTGGGTCTTTATCCGCACGCTGATGGCGTCGGTAGCGGATACGGTGATCTTCCCCGTTCAGGACGTAATCGGCGCCGGCGCAGATGCACGCATGAATACTCCTGGGACAGCGACTGGCAATTGGCGTTGGCGTTTGCGCGGAGAGGCTCTCGAGAATACTGCTGAGCGCCTGCGCGACTTGGCGCTAGTCTACGATCGTCTTCCGCAGAGCCTTACAAAGCAATAG